The Geminocystis sp. M7585_C2015_104 genome has a window encoding:
- a CDS encoding YjbQ family protein gives MKFYQEIIQVPTRGKCLHNITHLVDKVIANSGIQTGLCTVFILHTSASLIIQENADPDVLADLSNFFQKLVPEEAHYLHSAEGKDDMPSHIRSVLTNTSENLIVRQGRLLLGTWQGIYVWEHRSRSYNRKVAVHVQGE, from the coding sequence ATGAAATTTTACCAGGAAATTATCCAAGTTCCCACCCGAGGCAAGTGTCTTCATAACATCACCCATCTAGTAGATAAAGTCATTGCCAACTCCGGCATTCAAACCGGCTTGTGCACAGTTTTTATCCTCCACACCAGTGCTAGTTTAATTATCCAAGAAAATGCCGACCCAGATGTATTGGCGGACTTGAGTAACTTTTTCCAAAAACTAGTGCCTGAAGAGGCTCACTATCTCCATAGTGCCGAAGGAAAGGACGATATGCCAAGTCATATCCGCTCTGTATTGACTAATACTTCAGAGAATTTGATAGTGCGTCAGGGCCGTTTATTATTGGGTACATGGCAAGGTATTTATGTTTGGGAGCATCGCAGTCGCTCTTATAATAGAAAAGTGGCTGTTCATGTCCAAGGGGAGTGA
- a CDS encoding transporter substrate-binding domain-containing protein, translated as MKPKGLFFLFLSLLFLFPSISQANSRIVASRHTPQDKWVTIQKRGKFIVGVKDNLPPLAFRDGDGNLTGFEIDIARGLARELLGDENAISFVPLFNQQRLLAVINHQVDFVIASVTLNPSRQRVVDFSDYYYLSATGIVVKANSPFSSFSPPTLIAVLYYSRSIADIQYHLPQAKLRGVTSYQEALELMERGEIEAFAGDVTVLTGWIRENPNYRLLPTIFGSYPLAIVFPKGRENQHLQDKINQVIRRWKREGWLKERARFWGLPTGVLY; from the coding sequence ATGAAGCCCAAGGGGTTGTTTTTCCTGTTTCTGAGTTTGTTATTCCTTTTTCCTTCTATTTCTCAGGCTAATTCCAGGATTGTTGCCTCTCGCCACACACCTCAAGACAAATGGGTAACAATCCAGAAGAGGGGAAAATTCATTGTGGGTGTTAAAGATAATCTCCCTCCCTTGGCTTTTCGAGATGGGGATGGGAATTTAACAGGTTTTGAGATTGACATCGCCCGTGGTCTGGCCCGAGAATTGTTAGGGGATGAAAATGCCATTTCCTTTGTGCCCCTTTTTAACCAACAACGTCTTTTAGCCGTCATTAACCATCAGGTAGACTTTGTCATTGCCTCTGTAACCCTTAACCCTTCCCGCCAACGGGTGGTAGACTTTAGTGACTACTACTATCTCAGTGCCACTGGCATTGTTGTTAAAGCCAATTCTCCTTTTTCTTCCTTTTCCCCTCCCACACTCATTGCCGTTTTATACTATTCTCGCTCCATTGCTGACATTCAGTATCATCTCCCACAGGCTAAATTGAGGGGGGTTACCAGTTACCAAGAGGCCTTAGAATTGATGGAAAGAGGAGAAATAGAGGCATTTGCTGGGGATGTTACTGTTTTGACTGGCTGGATACGGGAAAACCCAAACTATAGGCTTCTGCCTACCATTTTTGGTAGTTATCCCCTAGCCATTGTATTCCCAAAAGGGAGAGAAAATCAACATCTTCAGGACAAAATAAATCAAGTCATCCGCCGGTGGAAAAGGGAAGGCTGGTTGAAGGAAAGGGCACGATTTTGGGGTCTACCCACTGGTGTGCTATACTAA
- a CDS encoding DUF4330 domain-containing protein produces the protein MNIIDSKGRLFGRINILDLGAILVVVLTLIGIFVIPGPRGTIAQMVGGGGDKVEVELLVKGLSVRNGKQFIQSLKGTNVKILVRNEPAGSLTIDEVEELPRYVLAPQPDGSLKPMPDPRPVVDLSTDMIMYMHGRGVVTDDGVVLANQKVKIGTVLELDGSTYNFRGSVIDVHKAS, from the coding sequence ATGAACATCATCGACTCGAAAGGACGTCTTTTTGGCAGAATTAACATTTTGGATTTAGGGGCAATTTTAGTAGTGGTGCTGACTTTGATAGGTATATTTGTAATACCTGGCCCCAGGGGCACCATCGCCCAAATGGTGGGGGGTGGCGGCGACAAAGTCGAAGTGGAGTTGCTGGTAAAAGGCTTAAGTGTTAGAAACGGCAAGCAGTTTATACAATCCCTAAAGGGCACTAATGTTAAAATCTTAGTAAGAAATGAACCAGCTGGCAGTTTAACCATCGACGAGGTAGAGGAATTACCTCGGTATGTGCTGGCACCACAACCCGATGGTAGTCTTAAACCCATGCCTGATCCTCGTCCTGTAGTAGATTTGAGTACGGACATGATAATGTATATGCATGGCAGAGGGGTGGTGACTGACGACGGTGTGGTGTTGGCTAATCAGAAGGTGAAAATTGGCACTGTGTTGGAATTGGACGGTAGTACCTACAACTTCCGGGGTAGTGTAATAGATGTGCATAAGGCCAGCTAA
- a CDS encoding 2-C-methyl-D-erythritol 2,4-cyclodiphosphate synthase, with product MVNIRVGNGYDIHRLVEGRKLILGGVEIPHHMGLLGHSDADVLTHAIMDALLGALSLGDIGHYFPPSEAKWAGANSLDLLTQVCQVVKKEGWQVGNIDSVVVAERPKLKPYIPSMVHSLASRMNIEPNRISIKATTNEKLGPIGREEGICAYAVALLYRD from the coding sequence ATGGTAAACATCAGAGTAGGCAATGGATACGATATACACCGTCTGGTGGAGGGGAGGAAATTAATTCTGGGGGGGGTGGAAATACCACACCATATGGGGTTATTGGGACATAGTGACGCTGATGTCTTAACTCATGCTATAATGGATGCCCTGTTGGGAGCCCTCAGTTTAGGAGATATTGGCCATTATTTTCCCCCCTCTGAGGCTAAATGGGCCGGTGCTAATAGTTTAGATTTGTTAACACAAGTGTGCCAAGTAGTTAAAAAGGAGGGCTGGCAGGTAGGTAATATCGATAGTGTGGTTGTGGCTGAACGTCCTAAACTTAAACCCTATATCCCCAGTATGGTACACTCCCTGGCTAGTAGGATGAACATTGAGCCCAACAGGATTAGCATTAAAGCTACCACCAACGAGAAATTAGGCCCCATTGGCAGGGAAGAAGGTATTTGTGCCTATGCTGTGGCTCTGCTTTATCGCGATTAA
- a CDS encoding cytochrome c oxidase subunit II, producing the protein MNIPSNIITLLAGILLTLISLWYGQHHGLLPAAASEEAEAVDGLFNFMMTIATGLFLIVEGALVYCIVRFRRKKNDRTDGPPVEGNVPLEILWTAIPTIIVFILALYSFEVYNSLGGLDVDTSKDLPASRLEMAEGGNHEEAHHHHLVAFNPHGGHLALGIGSGKADLEVEVNAIQYAWIFTYPDTGIISGELHVPVNKLVRLKMKAGDVIHAFWVPQLRLKQDVIPGRESELSFKPTKIGHYPIICAELCGAYHGGMKTTLYVESEEDYQAWVERNLIAQTQDNPPMVFSPTSTHFQHLGITQDTLAQIPHLPPQSL; encoded by the coding sequence GTGAATATACCTAGTAATATTATCACCCTGCTGGCGGGAATTCTCCTAACACTAATTAGTCTTTGGTATGGGCAACACCACGGCTTGCTGCCGGCGGCAGCCTCAGAAGAAGCTGAGGCAGTAGACGGATTGTTTAACTTCATGATGACTATTGCCACCGGCTTGTTTTTAATAGTGGAAGGAGCCCTAGTTTACTGTATTGTCCGATTTAGAAGGAAAAAAAACGACCGCACCGATGGCCCGCCAGTGGAGGGGAATGTGCCTCTGGAAATACTCTGGACGGCCATTCCTACTATTATTGTCTTCATCTTGGCTTTGTATAGCTTTGAAGTGTATAACAGTCTGGGCGGTTTAGATGTAGACACCAGCAAGGATTTGCCCGCCAGTCGCCTGGAAATGGCAGAGGGGGGAAATCATGAAGAGGCCCACCATCATCATTTAGTTGCTTTTAACCCCCATGGAGGACATTTAGCCTTGGGTATCGGCAGTGGCAAGGCTGACTTGGAGGTGGAGGTAAATGCCATTCAGTATGCTTGGATTTTTACTTACCCCGATACAGGTATTATTTCGGGGGAATTACACGTGCCTGTCAATAAACTGGTAAGACTAAAAATGAAGGCTGGGGATGTAATCCATGCCTTCTGGGTGCCCCAGTTAAGACTTAAACAAGATGTTATCCCCGGCAGAGAGTCAGAATTGTCCTTTAAACCCACCAAGATTGGCCATTATCCCATTATCTGTGCTGAGTTGTGTGGGGCATATCATGGAGGCATGAAAACTACCCTCTATGTGGAAAGCGAAGAAGACTACCAGGCATGGGTGGAGAGGAATCTTATTGCCCAAACTCAAGACAATCCCCCCATGGTTTTCTCCCCCACTTCGACCCACTTCCAACATCTTGGCATCACCCAGGATACCCTGGCCCAAATTCCCCATCTTCCTCCCCAGTCCCTATAA
- the ctaD gene encoding cytochrome c oxidase subunit I encodes MLSTELLQERHEKRERRLIDYFTFNTDHKVIGIQYLVTSFLFYFVGGAFAEAMRTELATPNPDFLSPELYNQMFTLHGTIMIFLWIVPAGAAFANYLIPLMIGAEDMAFPRLNAVAFWLLPPGGILLIASLLVGAPQAGWTSYPPLSLMTGKWGQQMWILSILLLGTSSILGAINFATTILKMRMKEMDLHSMPLFCWAMLATSALILLSTPVLASALILLSFDLIAGTSFFNPAGGGDPVVYQHLFWFYSHPAVYIMILPFFGVISEVIPVHSRKPIFGYRAIAYSSLAISFLGLIVWAHHMFTSGTPGWLRMFFMATTMLVAVPTGIKVFSWCATMWGGKISLNTPMLFAMGFISSFLIGGLTGVMLASVPFDIHVHDTYFVVGHFHYVLFGGSALALFAGFYHWFPKMTGKNYNETLGRLHFLLTFLGFNITFMPMHQLGLMGMNRRIALYDPQFQPLNMLSTAGAYLLAVSTIPFLINVVWSLLKGTKAERNPWNALTLEWQTASPPLIENFEEEPILWSGPYDYGVDNQSEATAESVEEMLADVSGK; translated from the coding sequence ATGTTAAGTACAGAGTTATTACAAGAGAGGCACGAAAAGAGGGAAAGAAGGCTGATAGACTACTTTACCTTTAACACTGACCACAAGGTAATTGGCATTCAGTACCTAGTAACCTCTTTCCTGTTTTACTTCGTAGGGGGTGCCTTTGCAGAGGCGATGCGCACGGAATTGGCCACCCCTAATCCGGATTTCCTCTCCCCAGAATTATACAATCAGATGTTCACCCTCCATGGCACTATCATGATTTTCCTGTGGATTGTGCCAGCGGGGGCGGCGTTTGCCAACTATCTGATCCCCTTGATGATTGGGGCAGAGGATATGGCTTTCCCTCGTCTAAATGCGGTGGCCTTTTGGTTGTTACCCCCCGGTGGCATCCTGTTGATTGCTAGTTTGCTGGTGGGTGCGCCCCAAGCGGGTTGGACTTCTTATCCCCCCCTCAGTTTGATGACGGGCAAGTGGGGGCAACAGATGTGGATTCTCAGTATCCTATTGTTGGGCACCTCTTCTATTCTAGGGGCTATTAACTTTGCCACCACTATCCTCAAAATGCGGATGAAGGAGATGGACCTACATAGTATGCCCCTTTTCTGCTGGGCCATGTTGGCCACTTCTGCCCTTATCCTCCTTTCTACCCCTGTATTGGCTTCTGCCTTGATCCTTCTTTCCTTTGACCTAATTGCAGGCACCAGCTTTTTCAACCCCGCAGGTGGTGGTGATCCTGTAGTGTACCAACATTTGTTCTGGTTTTACTCCCACCCGGCGGTATATATCATGATTTTGCCCTTTTTTGGGGTAATCTCCGAGGTAATTCCTGTCCACTCCCGCAAGCCCATCTTCGGCTATCGTGCCATTGCCTATTCCAGTTTGGCCATTAGCTTTTTGGGATTGATAGTTTGGGCGCACCATATGTTTACCAGTGGCACCCCTGGCTGGTTACGGATGTTTTTCATGGCCACTACCATGTTAGTAGCCGTGCCCACTGGCATTAAAGTTTTTAGCTGGTGTGCCACCATGTGGGGGGGCAAAATCTCCCTCAACACCCCCATGTTATTCGCCATGGGCTTTATCTCATCCTTCCTAATTGGTGGTTTAACGGGGGTAATGTTGGCTTCTGTGCCCTTTGATATTCATGTCCATGATACCTATTTTGTGGTAGGACACTTCCATTATGTGCTGTTTGGGGGCTCAGCCTTAGCCTTGTTTGCCGGTTTCTATCACTGGTTTCCCAAAATGACGGGCAAGAACTACAACGAGACTCTGGGGAGATTACACTTTCTCCTCACCTTCCTGGGATTCAATATTACCTTTATGCCCATGCACCAATTAGGACTAATGGGGATGAATAGGCGTATCGCTTTGTATGACCCTCAATTTCAACCTTTGAACATGCTAAGCACCGCCGGCGCCTATTTGCTGGCTGTCTCCACCATCCCCTTCCTCATCAACGTAGTATGGAGCCTTCTCAAAGGCACTAAAGCGGAAAGGAATCCCTGGAATGCCCTTACTCTGGAATGGCAAACGGCTTCTCCCCCTCTTATCGAGAATTTTGAAGAGGAGCCTATTTTATGGAGTGGCCCATACGACTATGGTGTTGACAACCAGTCTGAAGCCACTGCCGAATCCGTCGAGGAAATGTTAGCTGATGTATCTGGAAAGTAA
- a CDS encoding heme-copper oxidase subunit III, giving the protein MTTTAIDSRVVLPGEGKSRHHHHPDHRLFGLVLFLVAEGMIFFGLFSAYLIYFATIPQWPFGIELDLFLPSINTFILVSSSFVMHQGQRAIKKDDVRGLQFWFSLTAIMGIIFLLGQGYEYTHAGFGLTDNLFASCFYVLTGFHGLHVTAGLLFIFATLWRSLTPGHYSKDRHFGVEASELYWHFVDVVWIVLFILIYLLPLTP; this is encoded by the coding sequence ATGACCACCACAGCCATTGATAGTAGAGTTGTCCTACCGGGAGAGGGTAAAAGTCGTCACCACCATCATCCGGACCATCGTCTTTTCGGGTTAGTATTGTTTTTGGTGGCGGAGGGTATGATCTTTTTCGGGCTTTTTAGTGCCTATTTAATATACTTTGCCACCATCCCCCAATGGCCTTTTGGCATTGAATTGGACTTGTTTCTCCCTAGCATTAACACCTTTATCCTTGTCAGTAGTAGTTTTGTAATGCACCAGGGTCAAAGAGCCATCAAAAAGGACGATGTTAGGGGATTACAATTCTGGTTTAGCCTCACCGCCATTATGGGGATTATATTCCTTTTAGGACAAGGTTACGAGTACACCCATGCCGGTTTTGGTTTGACAGACAATCTATTTGCCAGTTGTTTTTACGTATTGACAGGCTTCCACGGCTTACACGTCACTGCAGGTTTATTGTTTATTTTCGCCACCCTCTGGCGCTCCCTAACACCAGGGCATTATTCTAAAGACAGACACTTCGGGGTAGAAGCCTCAGAATTGTATTGGCATTTTGTGGATGTGGTTTGGATTGTCTTGTTTATTCTAATTTACCTCCTGCCATTAACTCCATAA
- a CDS encoding peroxiredoxin — translation MVLAVGTKAPNFTAKDEEGNTVSLSDYTGKVVVLYFYPKDDTPGCTKEAQSFRDKYEEFKNKDIVVLGVSRDDEASHKRFKEKYGLPFKLLADTDGSITKAYDVDGGGYAKRVTYIINPEGIITHVDEKVKVDTHAQDILANIGK, via the coding sequence ATGGTTTTAGCAGTAGGCACCAAAGCGCCTAATTTCACTGCCAAGGATGAAGAGGGGAATACTGTTTCTCTGTCTGATTATACTGGTAAGGTAGTGGTATTATACTTTTACCCCAAAGACGATACCCCCGGTTGCACCAAAGAGGCTCAAAGTTTCCGAGACAAGTACGAAGAGTTCAAAAACAAGGATATAGTAGTTTTGGGGGTAAGCAGAGACGACGAAGCCTCTCATAAGAGGTTTAAGGAAAAATACGGTTTGCCCTTTAAACTACTGGCAGATACCGACGGCAGTATTACCAAAGCCTATGATGTGGATGGAGGTGGTTACGCCAAAAGGGTGACTTACATCATCAACCCTGAAGGCATTATCACCCATGTGGATGAAAAAGTTAAGGTAGACACCCACGCCCAAGACATCCTGGCTAACATAGGCAAGTAG